The following coding sequences lie in one Parachlamydia acanthamoebae genomic window:
- the groL gene encoding chaperonin GroEL (60 kDa chaperone family; promotes refolding of misfolded polypeptides especially under stressful conditions; forms two stacked rings of heptamers to form a barrel-shaped 14mer; ends can be capped by GroES; misfolded proteins enter the barrel where they are refolded when GroES binds) encodes MAAKNIKFKEDARQNILKGVRTLASAVKVTLGPKGRNVIIDKAYGAPHITKDGVTVAKEIELEDKHENMGAQMVKEVASKTADKAGDGTTTATVLAEAIFSEGLRNVAAGANPMDLKRGMEKAVKTIAKELEALSKPIKNQHEIAQVATISANNDAEIGQIIADAMEKVGKDGTITVEEAKGFETTLDVVKGMNFDRGYLSAYFMTNPETQECILENPYILIYEKKISVVKELIPLLQTVAESGRPLLIIAEDVEGEALATLVVNRLRAGLKVCAVKAPGFGDRRKAILEDLAILTGAQVISEELGMKLEQATIEMLGKAKKVIVKKDDTTLIEGQGDKERLRDRVAQIKRQIEETESDYDREKLQERLAKLAGGVGVIRVGAATEVEMKEKKDRVDDAQHATAAAIEEGILPGGGVAFIRCIPALNRLATTLEGDEKTGVLIIARALSAPLRQIAENAGQEGSIILQEVESRPVTEGYNALTGEYVDMFESGILDPKKVARCALENAVSIAALLLTTEATVVEIPEEKAAPAMPAGMDY; translated from the coding sequence ATGGCTGCAAAGAACATCAAATTTAAAGAAGATGCGCGTCAAAATATTTTAAAAGGAGTCCGTACTTTAGCAAGTGCTGTTAAAGTCACTCTCGGACCCAAAGGACGCAATGTCATCATTGATAAAGCTTATGGCGCTCCTCACATCACAAAAGACGGTGTGACAGTTGCCAAAGAAATCGAATTAGAAGACAAGCACGAAAACATGGGCGCTCAAATGGTCAAAGAAGTCGCCAGCAAAACTGCAGATAAAGCTGGAGATGGAACAACGACAGCGACGGTCCTAGCAGAAGCAATCTTCAGTGAAGGCCTTCGCAATGTCGCAGCTGGAGCCAATCCCATGGATCTTAAGCGTGGAATGGAAAAAGCGGTTAAAACAATTGCTAAAGAATTAGAAGCGCTCAGCAAACCCATTAAAAACCAACATGAGATCGCTCAAGTCGCAACAATTTCCGCAAACAATGATGCAGAAATTGGACAAATCATTGCAGATGCGATGGAAAAAGTTGGAAAAGATGGTACGATCACAGTGGAAGAAGCCAAAGGCTTTGAAACAACATTGGATGTCGTAAAAGGAATGAACTTTGACCGTGGTTATTTGTCCGCTTATTTTATGACAAATCCAGAAACACAAGAGTGTATCCTTGAAAATCCGTACATCTTAATCTACGAGAAGAAAATTTCGGTTGTAAAAGAGTTAATTCCTCTCTTGCAAACAGTTGCAGAAAGTGGCAGACCGCTTTTGATTATCGCAGAAGATGTTGAAGGTGAAGCTTTAGCAACACTCGTTGTTAACCGCTTAAGAGCTGGTCTTAAAGTTTGTGCAGTTAAAGCTCCTGGATTCGGTGACAGACGCAAAGCTATTTTGGAAGATTTGGCTATTTTGACAGGTGCGCAAGTCATTAGCGAAGAACTTGGAATGAAGCTTGAACAAGCAACAATCGAAATGCTTGGAAAAGCGAAAAAAGTGATCGTTAAAAAAGATGACACAACATTAATCGAAGGACAAGGCGATAAAGAGCGTCTCCGCGATCGTGTTGCGCAAATTAAACGTCAAATCGAAGAAACAGAATCTGACTACGATCGTGAAAAATTACAAGAACGTCTTGCAAAACTTGCAGGCGGCGTTGGCGTGATTCGCGTTGGAGCAGCAACTGAAGTCGAAATGAAAGAGAAAAAAGACCGTGTAGACGATGCCCAACATGCAACAGCAGCAGCGATTGAAGAAGGGATTCTTCCTGGTGGTGGCGTCGCATTTATTCGTTGTATCCCAGCTCTTAACAGACTTGCGACAACACTTGAGGGCGATGAAAAAACAGGCGTTCTCATTATTGCACGTGCCCTTTCAGCCCCTCTTCGTCAAATTGCAGAAAATGCAGGACAAGAAGGCTCAATTATCTTGCAAGAAGTGGAAAGCCGTCCAGTCACAGAAGGCTACAATGCTTTGACAGGTGAATATGTTGACATGTTTGAATCTGGAATCTTAGATCCTAAGAAAGTCGCGCGTTGTGCATTGGAAAATGCCGTTTCGATCGCCGCTCTCTTGCTGACAACAGAAGCAACTGTTGTTGAGATTCCTGAGGAAAAAGCAGCGCCAGCAATGCCAGCAGGAATGGATTATTAA
- a CDS encoding bifunctional nuclease family protein, whose amino-acid sequence MHSELVPLSFDKIMQTRSYTVVILGSDQKKFAIYTDPTTGRNLQMYLTGLEKARPLTHDLIDSILQGLDVKILQVVITDLQDTVYFARLFLEQTIGNLRHILEIDARPSDCITLALMNNVPVYCTREVLEKTIAIEE is encoded by the coding sequence ATGCATTCTGAACTTGTCCCTCTATCTTTTGATAAAATTATGCAAACTCGCTCGTATACGGTCGTGATTTTGGGAAGTGATCAGAAAAAATTTGCCATTTACACAGATCCAACCACCGGACGCAATTTACAGATGTATTTAACTGGATTGGAAAAGGCGCGTCCTCTTACCCATGATTTGATCGACTCCATTTTACAAGGACTGGACGTTAAAATTTTGCAGGTTGTCATCACGGATTTGCAGGATACAGTGTATTTTGCACGTTTATTCCTTGAGCAAACAATTGGAAACCTTCGCCATATTTTAGAGATCGACGCCCGCCCAAGTGATTGCATCACATTAGCTCTCATGAACAACGTTCCCGTCTATTGCACACGAGAAGTTCTGGAAAAAACAATTGCGATTGAAGAATAA
- the pepF gene encoding oligoendopeptidase F: MTVKPRNLVDPKDCWNVEALYPSFQSWQNIFIETIGENPRPSWPDIEAFKGRLTESPETLKSALDILFAHDEKLSKLYTYAHLRNDEDITNDQHKIGYTKITGILHDFNQATAWIEPELLSQNIEKLDMFLHAPALAPYKFFLEKILRKKAHTLSSESEALCAMAGKAMETPYKAFNALNDADFDFGLVTDSKGEQRPLTHGTYGIYLREHDQVLRKNAFNQLHGKYLKYENSLTELLQGAVQNHLFNAQAHHYPTCLDAALFPKNIDTKVYTALIQAVNEELPSLHRYMHLRRRVLGLDTLHLYDMYVPLIQEVEMKIPYSEAEELIIDSVAPLGSEYQNLLRKGLKEERWVDRYENKNKRSGAYSSGCYGSMPYILMNYKDLLRDVFTLAHEAGHSMHSLLSRTTQPYHYSDYPIFLAEVASTFNEDLLIRLLFERAKTKEEKIYLINQKIEDIRSTLFRQTMFAEFELLIHEMAENNTPLTPATLKQEYRKLNEKYFGNETAIHTEAEIEWARIPHFYYNFYVFQYATGISAALALADKVVTEGEPAREAYLQFLKGGSSGYPIEMLQAAGVDMQTPKPVKSAIHKFDEYVKLLEQLLFS; this comes from the coding sequence ATGACTGTTAAACCAAGAAATTTAGTCGACCCTAAAGACTGTTGGAATGTGGAGGCTCTTTATCCATCCTTTCAAAGTTGGCAGAACATTTTTATCGAAACTATCGGTGAAAACCCCCGCCCATCATGGCCTGACATAGAAGCTTTTAAAGGGCGCTTAACAGAAAGTCCAGAAACATTAAAATCGGCCCTCGATATTCTTTTTGCGCATGATGAAAAGCTCTCTAAATTGTATACGTATGCGCATTTGAGAAATGATGAAGATATTACTAACGATCAACATAAGATTGGGTACACGAAAATCACAGGAATTTTACACGATTTTAATCAAGCCACTGCATGGATTGAGCCTGAGCTCCTATCCCAAAACATAGAAAAACTCGACATGTTTTTACATGCTCCCGCTTTGGCGCCCTACAAATTTTTTCTGGAGAAAATTTTAAGAAAAAAAGCACACACACTTTCATCAGAATCAGAAGCTCTATGCGCCATGGCCGGCAAAGCAATGGAAACACCTTATAAAGCTTTCAATGCTCTCAATGATGCAGATTTCGATTTTGGTCTCGTGACAGACAGCAAAGGCGAGCAAAGACCTTTAACGCATGGAACCTATGGCATTTATTTAAGGGAACACGATCAAGTTCTTCGAAAAAATGCGTTTAATCAATTGCACGGCAAATACCTCAAATATGAAAATTCTCTGACCGAGTTATTACAAGGGGCTGTGCAGAATCATTTATTTAATGCGCAGGCTCATCACTATCCGACTTGCTTAGATGCTGCTCTATTCCCCAAAAATATTGATACAAAAGTTTATACAGCTCTTATTCAAGCGGTGAATGAAGAGCTTCCCTCTCTTCATCGCTATATGCATTTACGGCGCCGTGTTTTAGGGCTCGACACTTTGCATTTATATGATATGTACGTTCCTCTCATTCAAGAAGTGGAAATGAAAATTCCTTATTCAGAAGCTGAAGAATTGATCATCGATTCTGTGGCTCCTCTTGGATCCGAATACCAAAACCTTCTACGCAAGGGGTTGAAGGAGGAGCGTTGGGTTGATCGCTATGAAAACAAAAACAAAAGATCGGGAGCCTATTCAAGTGGATGCTATGGCAGCATGCCCTACATTCTCATGAACTACAAAGACCTCTTGCGCGATGTCTTTACATTGGCACATGAGGCTGGCCATAGCATGCATAGTCTTCTTTCTCGTACCACACAGCCCTATCACTACAGCGATTATCCTATCTTCTTGGCAGAAGTTGCTTCAACATTTAATGAAGACCTTCTCATTCGGCTGCTTTTTGAGCGTGCTAAGACAAAAGAGGAAAAAATCTATTTAATCAATCAGAAAATCGAGGATATTCGCTCAACCTTATTCCGCCAAACCATGTTTGCCGAATTTGAGCTTTTGATTCATGAGATGGCAGAAAATAATACCCCCCTCACGCCCGCAACTTTGAAGCAAGAATATCGCAAATTAAATGAAAAATATTTTGGAAACGAAACAGCGATCCACACAGAAGCAGAAATTGAGTGGGCTCGCATCCCCCATTTCTACTACAATTTCTATGTTTTCCAGTATGCCACAGGAATTAGTGCAGCTCTAGCTTTGGCAGATAAAGTCGTCACAGAAGGAGAGCCTGCCCGCGAAGCCTATCTGCAATTCTTAAAAGGCGGGTCGAGTGGGTATCCAATTGAAATGTTACAAGCAGCCGGCGTCGATATGCAAACCCCTAAGCCTGTAAAATCTGCTATACATAAATTTGATGAATACGTGAAATTATTAGAGCAACTTTTGTTTTCTTAG
- a CDS encoding Nif3-like dinuclear metal center hexameric protein: protein MTLQELSKYLETLLHIPGLMDNCPNGLQVEGDEKINRIGVAVSASLETIQQAIDASCQALIVHHGLFWNRDEFPIVGTKHKKIALLLKHGLSLFAYHLPLDAHMEFGNNWKAAQDLEWMDLKPFGFFNKIPIGVQGKIAPQKRGVFQEKLERYYGHAAHVALGGKEIVESVGLISGGAYRSIVDAASEKLDCFITGSFDEPTWHQAYEEKVNFFGLGHSATERIGPRALGVHLKQKFSIDTLFIDVLNPF, encoded by the coding sequence ATTACATTACAAGAATTATCTAAATACCTAGAGACTCTGTTACATATCCCTGGTTTGATGGATAATTGCCCTAATGGACTACAGGTAGAAGGTGATGAAAAGATTAATCGCATTGGTGTAGCGGTTTCTGCAAGTTTAGAAACGATACAGCAAGCCATAGATGCAAGTTGTCAGGCCTTAATTGTTCACCATGGACTCTTTTGGAATCGAGATGAATTTCCAATTGTTGGGACTAAACACAAAAAGATTGCCCTTCTTTTAAAACATGGCCTTTCTCTTTTTGCTTATCATTTACCTCTTGATGCCCATATGGAATTTGGAAATAACTGGAAAGCGGCGCAAGATTTAGAGTGGATGGATTTAAAACCGTTTGGTTTTTTCAATAAAATTCCGATTGGCGTGCAGGGGAAAATTGCTCCGCAGAAAAGAGGTGTTTTTCAAGAGAAATTAGAGCGCTACTATGGGCATGCAGCCCATGTTGCTCTTGGGGGAAAGGAGATTGTAGAATCCGTAGGATTGATTTCCGGAGGCGCATATCGCTCTATTGTGGACGCTGCTTCTGAAAAGTTGGATTGCTTTATTACGGGAAGCTTTGATGAACCAACCTGGCATCAAGCCTATGAAGAAAAGGTTAATTTTTTTGGTCTGGGACACTCTGCAACAGAGAGAATTGGACCGCGCGCCTTGGGTGTGCATTTAAAACAAAAATTTTCAATAGATACGCTCTTTATTGATGTCTTAAATCCTTTTTAA
- a CDS encoding caspase family protein has translation MRIPNILIALALIFSVQSEAADLHAIVVADTIASNISKSVEMDLKKMEAEIYKISRHANLPIQKHFIAGKEITSAEILTTIQNLSVSDDDVILFYFSGHGYRTKKKESPWPNLYITHENKGIDFDLIVSELENKCPRLMIVFADVCNNIVPDMFAPPLAARSMAMMGQRAITADAYLALFRECRGKILLAGAKTGEFAWCTLDGALFTDAWIQSIEDEAKKGPEACWESIIEQAILKIQVDQNPYFQIEIEANEKSP, from the coding sequence ATGCGTATACCTAACATTCTCATTGCCTTAGCTCTGATTTTTAGTGTCCAATCAGAGGCAGCGGATTTACATGCAATTGTAGTTGCTGACACGATTGCTTCAAATATTAGCAAATCTGTGGAAATGGATTTAAAAAAAATGGAAGCGGAGATTTATAAAATTTCCCGACATGCGAATCTCCCTATTCAAAAGCACTTTATTGCTGGAAAAGAAATCACCTCAGCAGAGATTTTAACGACAATCCAAAACTTATCTGTTAGCGATGATGATGTTATCTTATTCTACTTTTCAGGACATGGTTATCGCACAAAAAAGAAAGAAAGTCCTTGGCCAAATCTTTATATCACCCATGAGAATAAAGGGATCGATTTTGATTTGATTGTCAGTGAGCTCGAAAATAAATGCCCACGGTTAATGATTGTTTTCGCAGATGTTTGTAATAACATTGTTCCTGATATGTTTGCTCCACCTTTAGCAGCAAGAAGTATGGCCATGATGGGACAGCGAGCAATTACGGCTGATGCTTATTTAGCCTTGTTTCGCGAGTGCCGAGGAAAAATCCTATTAGCTGGAGCCAAGACGGGGGAATTTGCATGGTGTACATTGGATGGAGCGCTTTTTACGGATGCCTGGATTCAAAGCATTGAGGACGAGGCTAAAAAAGGCCCTGAAGCTTGTTGGGAATCTATCATTGAGCAAGCGATTCTTAAGATCCAAGTCGATCAAAATCCTTACTTCCAAATTGAGATTGAAGCAAATGAAAAGAGCCCGTAA
- a CDS encoding HPr family phosphocarrier protein, whose product MSIQSPMERCKAKGIFVVRNERGLHTRPSTEIVKCAAAFKSDVRLTYQKTEVNAKSLLGILMLAATRGSRISVTATGDDAQQAVETLLDLARNKFNINY is encoded by the coding sequence ATGTCGATACAAAGCCCTATGGAAAGATGCAAGGCTAAAGGAATTTTTGTCGTTCGAAATGAACGAGGGCTTCATACACGCCCTTCAACTGAAATTGTGAAGTGTGCTGCTGCCTTTAAATCCGATGTTCGGCTAACCTATCAAAAAACGGAGGTGAACGCTAAGTCTCTTCTAGGAATTTTGATGCTAGCTGCAACGCGTGGATCGCGTATTTCCGTTACAGCGACTGGCGATGATGCTCAGCAAGCTGTTGAGACACTTTTAGATCTCGCACGTAACAAATTTAATATCAATTATTAG
- the rpiA gene encoding ribose-5-phosphate isomerase RpiA, giving the protein MSNAISLAKEAAGRTAAQFIESGMLVGLGTGTTTHCFIEALGKRCQEGLRIQALASSERSATLAREQKIPLLQTDQVTYLDITVDGADQIDPQKRMIKGGGGALLREKILASISKEMVVIVDSSKVVEQFGSFPLPVEMVTFAYQATIKKLNALGYTGKLREKGGIPYVSDNGNYIFDISLPKPCLTPEKENQQIRAIPGVVETGFFFGLAGRVLIGFPDGRVEIRS; this is encoded by the coding sequence ATGTCAAATGCTATTTCTCTCGCAAAAGAAGCGGCTGGTCGAACAGCTGCGCAGTTTATAGAATCAGGAATGTTAGTCGGATTAGGAACTGGCACGACCACTCATTGCTTTATTGAAGCCCTAGGAAAACGATGTCAAGAAGGACTACGAATTCAAGCGCTTGCTTCATCTGAACGCTCTGCGACTCTAGCACGAGAACAAAAAATTCCTCTACTTCAGACAGATCAGGTCACTTATTTAGATATAACTGTCGATGGTGCAGATCAAATCGACCCACAAAAAAGAATGATTAAAGGAGGAGGCGGGGCATTACTACGTGAAAAAATTTTGGCTTCCATCAGCAAAGAAATGGTTGTCATTGTTGACTCTTCTAAAGTCGTTGAGCAATTTGGTTCCTTTCCGCTTCCCGTAGAGATGGTAACATTTGCCTATCAAGCAACCATCAAAAAATTAAACGCACTTGGATATACAGGAAAGTTGCGCGAAAAAGGCGGGATCCCTTATGTCTCGGATAACGGGAATTACATTTTTGATATTTCACTGCCGAAGCCTTGCTTAACTCCAGAAAAAGAAAACCAACAAATTCGAGCCATTCCAGGAGTTGTTGAAACAGGTTTTTTCTTTGGATTAGCTGGCCGTGTTTTGATTGGATTTCCGGACGGACGTGTTGAAATTCGTTCGTGA
- a CDS encoding co-chaperone GroES, giving the protein MAQTEELKATQAKNTLKPLGDRVLVRRLEAEEKLKGGIILPDTAKKKQEQAEVVAIGTGKKDKDGNLIPPPVKIGDIVLMEKYSGQEVTLGDQEYVIVRGDDLIAIIQN; this is encoded by the coding sequence ATGGCTCAAACAGAAGAATTGAAAGCGACTCAAGCTAAAAACACACTTAAGCCGCTTGGCGACCGTGTTTTAGTTCGTCGCCTAGAAGCAGAAGAAAAGCTCAAAGGTGGAATCATTCTTCCAGACACTGCAAAGAAAAAACAAGAACAAGCAGAAGTCGTCGCTATTGGCACAGGAAAAAAAGATAAAGACGGCAATCTGATTCCTCCTCCAGTAAAAATTGGAGATATTGTTCTAATGGAAAAATACTCAGGTCAAGAAGTGACTCTTGGCGATCAAGAATATGTTATCGTCCGTGGAGATGACTTGATTGCTATCATCCAAAATTAA